A window from Megalobrama amblycephala isolate DHTTF-2021 linkage group LG9, ASM1881202v1, whole genome shotgun sequence encodes these proteins:
- the fbxl20 gene encoding F-box/LRR-repeat protein 20, whose product MGKEVNGVSRSRFEMFSNNDEAVINKKLPKELLLRIFSFLDVVTLCRCAQVSRSWNLLALDGSNWQRIDLFDFQRDIEGRVVENISKRCGGFLRKLSLRGCLGVGDSALRTFAQNCRNIELLSLNGCTKITDSTCNSLSKFCPKLKHLDLASCTSITNLSLKALSEGCPLLEQLNISWCDQVTKDGIQALVRCCPGLKGLFLKGCTQLEDEALKHIGAHCPELVTLNLQTCSQITDEGLITICRGCHRLQSLCVSGCANITDAILNALGQNCPRLRILEVARCSQLTDVGFTSLARNCHELEKMDLEECVQITDGTLIQLSIHCPRLQVLSLSHCELITDDGIRQLGSGPCAHDRLEVIELDNCPLITDASLEHLKTCHSLDRIELYDCQQITRAGIKRLRTHLPNIKVHAYFAPVTPPPSVGGSRQRFCRCCILL is encoded by the exons ATGTTCTCCAATAACGATGAGGCTGTTATCAACAAGAAGCTGCCGAAGGAACTGCTGTTACG aaTCTTTTCATTTCTGGATGTAGTCACGCTTTGCCGCTGCGCACAAGTCTCACGA TCATGGAACCTGTTAGCCCTGGATGGCAGTAACTGGCAGCGCATTGACCTCTTTGACTTCCAGAGAGACATTGAG GGTCGTGTGGTGGAGAACATCTCAAAGCGGTGTGGAGGCTTCCTAAGGAAGCTGAGTCTTAGAGGATGTCTCGGAGTCGGAGATAGTGCACTCAG AACGTTTGCCCAGAACTGCAGAAATATTGAGCTGCTCAGCCTCAATGGCTGCACCAAGATCACTGACAG TACCTGTAACAGCTTGAGTAAATTTTGTCCCAAACTGAAGCACTTGGATCTTGCCTCCTGCACCTCAATCACGAACCTGTCCCTCAAAGCTCTGAG CGAGGGCTGTCCTTTGCTAGAGCAGTTGAACATCTCGTGGTGTGATCAGGTGACCAAAGACGGCATACAAGCGCTTGTGAGATGTTGTCCGGGACTCAAAGGCCTGTTCCTCAAGGGCTGCACACAG TTGGAAGACGAAGCACTTAAGCATATTGGAGCACATTGTCCAGAGCTGGTCACACTCAATTTGCAGACATGTTCA CAGATCACAGATGAAGGTCTTATAACCATCTGTCGCGGGTGCCATCGGCTGCagtctttgtgtgtgtctgGCTGTGCAAACATCACAGATGCTATTCTCAATGCCTTGGGCCAAAACTGCCCCCGTCTCAG AATATTAGAGGTGGCTCGCTGCTCTCAGCTTACAGATGTAGGCTTCACCTCACTTGCACGG AATTGTCATGAACTAGAAAAGATGGATTTAGAAGAGTGTGTACAG ATTACAGATGGAACGCTCATCCAGCTATCTATACACTGCCCTCGACTCCAGGTTCTG AGTTTGTCCCACTGTGAGCTGATCACTGATGACGGCATCAGGCAGCTGGGCAGCGGACCCTGTGCTCATGACCGACTGGAGGTGATCGAGCTCGACAACTGCCCGCTCATTACAGACGCTTCATTAGAGCATCTGAAAACCTGTCACAGCCTGGACCGCATCGAGCTGTATGACTGTCAACAGATCACCCGCGCCGGCATTAAACGCTTGAGG ACTCACTTGCCCAACATTAAAGTTCACGCCTACTTTGCACCCGTGACTCCGCCTCCATCGGTGGGCGGGAGCCGCCAGAGATTCTGTCGCTGCTGTATCCTTCTATGA